From the genome of Vigna angularis cultivar LongXiaoDou No.4 chromosome 11, ASM1680809v1, whole genome shotgun sequence, one region includes:
- the LOC108333359 gene encoding 1-acyl-sn-glycerol-3-phosphate acyltransferase 3: MAFPATIVILPLGIIFILSGLIVNMIQAIFFIFLRPISKNCYGRVNKLLTESLWLELIWLIDWWAGIKIELHTDSETFQLMGKENALVICNHRSDIDWLIGWVLAQRCGCLGSTVAIMKKEVKYLPVLGWSMWFAEYIFLERSWKKDETSLKSGFEHLEHMPLPFWLALFVEGTRFTQTKLLQAQEFAASKGLPTPRNVLIPRTKGFVTAVNNLRTFVPAIYDCTYAVPKSEASPTLLRIFKGFSCSVKVQIKRQKMVELPETDDGIAQWCKDAFVAKDAMLEKYNTTEMFSDQELQQIHRPKISILVMFCWFCLLGFLLYEFFHWTSLLSSWQGIMLTVVFLVLVIVIMEILIHSSESERSKPKLLPTRDPLKQNLLHP; the protein is encoded by the exons ATGGCGTTCCCAGCTACCATTGTTATTCTTCCTTTAGGCATTATTTTCATCCTTTCTGGCCTAATTGTAAATATGATTCAG gctatcttcttcatctttctccGTCCTATTTCAAAGAACTGTTACGGAAGAGTAAACAAATTGCTCACAGAATCACTGTGGTTGGAGCTCATATGGCTAATTGATTGGTGGGCTGGAATCAAG ATTGAACTACACACAGATTCAGAAACTTTTCAATTAATGG GCAAAGAAAATGCACTTGTCATCTGCAACCACAGAAGTGACATTGATTGGCTTATTGGATGGGTCTTGGCTCAG CGCTGTGGTTGCCTTGGTAGCACTGTAGCCATTATGAAGAAAGAAGTCAAATATCTTCCT GTTCTAGGTTGGTCAATGTGGTTTGCTGAATATATATTTCTAGAAAGAAGCTGGAAAAAAGATGAAACATCACTGAAG TCAGGTTTTGAGCATCTAGAGCACATGCCTCTGCCTTTTTGGTTGGCCCTTTTTGTTGAAGGAACTCGTTTCACACAGACAAAGCTCTTACAGGCTCAAGAGTTTGCTGCTTCCAAAGGGTTGCCAACACCTAGAAACGTTTTGATTCCTCGTACTAAG GGTTTTGTCACAGCAGTTAACAACCTTCGAACATTTGTTCCAGCCATTTATGATTGTACATATGCAGTTCCAAAAAGTGAGGCTTCACCTACTTTGTTGAGAATATTTAAAGGTTTTTCTTGTTCG GTGAAGGTTCAAATTAAGCGCCAGAAAATGGTGGAACTTCCAGAAACAGACGATGGCATTGCACAGTGGTGCAAAGACGCATTTGTTGCCAAG GATGCTATGCTCGAGAAATATAACACTACAGAAATGTTTAGTGACCAAGAACTTCAACAAATTCATCGGCCTAAAATATCTATTTTG GTTATGTTTTGTTGGTTCTGTCTTCTAGGGTTTCTTCTGTATGAATTCTTCCATTGGACCTCACTACTCTCTTCGTGGCAAGGCATCATGTTAACAGTGGTTTTCTTGGTCCTGGTCATAGTTATCATGGAAATCTTAATACATTCGTCTGAATCAGAGCGTTCTAAACCCAAGCTTTTACCCACACGAGACCCCTTGAAGCAGAACCTTCTCCACCCATGA
- the LOC108333358 gene encoding polyadenylate-binding protein RBP47B' gives MAAAAASQGYRQPSTIEEVRTLWIGDLQYWVDEAYLSHCFAHTGEVLSIKIIRNKMTGQPEGYGFVEFVSHEAAERVLQTYNGMQMPGTEQTFRLNWASFGIGERRPDAGPEYSIFVGDLAPDVTDYLLQETFRAHYHSIRGAKVVTDPNTGRSKGYGFVKFSDENERNRAMTEMNGVYCSTRAMRISAATPKKSTSSYAAEPAPFTKPVFQAPAYTAPVQVQPPEYDVNNTTIFVGNLDPNVSEEELKQNFLQFGEIVSVKIPPGKGCGFVQFRTRASAEEVIQRTQGMMIGQQVVRISWGRTLAARQDLSGGWGQQMDPSQWNAYYGYGQGYETYGYGAAQDPLLNTYGGYQQYPQQVGGAQDPTGMPAPTMEPREELYDPSAMSDVEKLNDAYLRVHGNSILGRSLWQKTSSSSLPKT, from the exons ATGGCGGCGGCGGCAGCGTCGCAGGGGTACCGCCAACCTTCGACAATCGAGGAAGTGAGAACCCTATGGATTGGGGATTTGCAGTATTGGGTGGACGAGGCGTACCTCAGCCACTGTTTCGCCCACACCGGCGAGGTTCTTTCCATCAAGATCATCCGCAACAAGATGACGGGCCAACCCGAGGGTTACGGTTTCGTCGAGTTTGTTTCCCACGAGGCAGCGGAGCGCGTACTCCAGACCTACAACGGCATGCAAATGCCCGGCACCGAACAAACCTTCAGGCTCAATTGGGCCTCTTTCGGCATCGGTGAGCGCAGGCCCGATGCGGGCCCAGAATACTCCATCTTCGTGGGCGATCTTGCGCCCGACGTAACcgactatcttctccaagaaacCTTCCGGGCCCACTACCACTCCATTCGCGGCGCCAAGGTCGTCACGGATCCCAACACGGGCCGCTCCAAGGGCTACGGCTTCGTCAAATTCTCCGACGAGAACGAACGCAACCGCGCCATGACCGAGATGAACGGGGTTTATTGCTCCACTAGAGCCATGCGCATTAGTGCCGCCACGCCCAAGAAAAGCACCAGTAGTTACGCCGCCGAGCCTGCGCCTTTCACCAAACCTGTGTTCCAGGCTCCGGCTTACACTGCGCCGGTTCAAGTTCAACCTCCGGAGTATGATGTTAATAACACTACC ATTTTTGTTGGTAATTTGGATCCTAATGTGTCTGAGGAGGAATTGAAGCAAAACTTTCTGCAATTTGGAGAAATTGTCTCTGTTAAAATTCCGCCGGGCAAGGGATGTGGCTTTGTTCAATTTAGAACTAG AGCATCAGCTGAAGAAGTTATTCAGAGAACGCAGGGAATGATGATAGGCCAACAAGTGGTCAGGATTTCTTGGGGTAGGACCCTAGCAGCTAGACAg GACTTATCTGGTGGGTGGGGACAACAGATGGATCCAAGTCAATGGAATGCCTACTATGGATATGGGCAGGGTTATGAAACATATGGTTATGGGGCTGCTCAAGACCCTTTATTGAATACATATGGTGGCTATCAACAGTATCCCCAACAG gttGGAGGTGCTCAAGACCCAACTGGTATGCCTGCACCTACCATGGAACCAAGGGAGGAATTGTATGATCCCTCGGCAATGTCTGATGTTGAGAA GTTAAATGATGCATACCTCAGAGTACATGGAAATTCCATTTTAGGGCGATCGCTATGGCAAAAAACTTCTTCATCATCCTTACCAAAAACTTAA
- the LOC108333076 gene encoding origin of replication complex subunit 1A — MAATPSKCKLRSQSDAKSSPAVIPSTPQTLHLRRSLRARSLLFDAPKSPNSPCEISLTTPKRRNKRISDNVGHDSGEVKVATKESAKTNGASKEKYRKSSIEAFLAPVTPASSEKTSKRKREGEKKGVVTRAKRGKFENEKRSSKFPARRQYYKKVIFDGGEFEVGDDVYVKRREDAASDDEDPEVEVCRMCFMTNNEVLIECDDCLNGFHLKCLKPPLKDVPEGDWICGFCDARRIGKEVHLPKPPVGKKVVRTYREKLLSSDLWAAHIESIWKELDGNYRCRVRWYTIPEETSVGRQPHNLRRELYRTNEFADIEMESVLRHCFVMTPKEYANASNEGDDVFLCEYEYDINWHSFKRLADIDNERENGEETDSDEDWGLDKESDSDTDEDVGYEEENTKDGLSQPSKGHHLAANLHKGRFFGLQKIGTKRIPQHVRSHKQTDLERAKAKLLLASLPKSLPCRNKEMEEITTFLKGAISDNQCLGGCLYIHGVPGTGKTMSVLSVMRSLKAEVDAGNIKPYTFVEINGLKLASPENIYRVIYEALNGHRVSWKKALHLLNERFVEGKKIRDEADRPCILLIDELDLLVTRNQSVLYNILDWPTKPHSKLIVIGIANTMDLPEKLLPRISSRMGIQRLCFGPYNFHQLQEIISSRLNGIDVFEKQAVEFASRKVAAISGDARRALEICRRAAEIADYRMKKLISNPDLVTTGKLLVGMVDVEAAIQEMFQAPHIQMMKSCSRLSKIFLTAMVHELYNTGMGETTFEKLATRVSCLCISNAEVFPGYDTLLQVGCKLGECRIILCEAGSKHKLQKLQLNFPSDDVAFALRDCKDLPWLSKYLM; from the exons ATGGCTGCAACTCCTTCCAAATGCAAATTACGATCTCAATCCGATGCTAAATCATCGCCGGCTGTAATCCCAAGCACTCCGCAAACCCTACATCTGCGCAGATCCCTACGCGCCAGGTCCCTCCTCTTCGATGCTCCCAAATCTCCCAATTCACCTTGTGAAATCTCCCTCACAACTCCCAAACGGAGAAATAAACGAATCAGCGATAATGTCGGGCATGATTCTGGCGAAGTCAAAGTCGCCACTAAAGAATCAGCTAAGACGAACGGTGCATCAAAGGAAAAGTATAGGAAGAGCTCAATTGAAGCTTTTCTCGCTCCGGTGACGCCGGCTTCTTCGGAGAAGACCTCAAAGAGGAAGAGGGAGGGTGAGAAGAAGGGTGTGGTTACCAGAGCTAAAAGGGGgaaatttgagaatgaaaaaaGGAGTTCAAAGTTCCCTGCTAGGCGCCAGTATTACAAAAAGGTGATTTTTGATGGGGGGGAGTTTGAAGTGGGGGATGACGTTTACGTCAAGAGGAGAGAAGATGCTGCATCCGATGATGAAGATCCCGAGGTTGAGGTGTGTAGGATGTGTTTCATGACAAACAATGAGGTCCTGATTGAGTGTGACGATTGTTTGAATGGGTTTCATTTGAAATGTCTGAAGCCTCCATTGAAGGATGTTCCTGAAGGGGATTGGATATGTGGGTTCTGTGACGCTCGGAGGATCGGTAAGGAGGTTCATCTTCCAAAGCCTCCGGTGGGTAAGAAAGTGGTTAGAACTTACAGGGAGAAACTTCTTTCCAGTGATTTGTGGGCTGCTCATATTGAAAG CATATGGAAAGAGTTAGACGGCAACTATCGGTGTCGGGTGCGTTGGTATACAATCCCGGAAGAGACTTCTGTAGGGAGGCAGCCTCATAACCTGAGAAGGGAGCTATACCGAACTAATGAGTTTGCTGACATTGAG ATGGAATCTGTCCTTAGACATTGCTTTGTTATGACCCCTAAAGAATATGCTAACGCTAGCAATGAGGGAGATGATGTTTTCTTATGTGAATATGAGTATGACATCAATTGGCACAGTTTCAAACGTCTTGCTGATATTGACAATGAAAGAGAG AATGGTGAAGAGACCGACAGTGATGAAGACTGGGGCCTTGACAAGGAATCAGATTCTGATACAGATGAAGATGTTGgatatgaagaagaaaacacTAAAGACGGACTGTCTCAGCCATCAAAAGGCCACCACCTAGCTGCA AATCTTCACAAGGGACGGTTCTTTGGACTTCAGAAGATAGGCACCAAAAGAATTCCACAGCATGTAAGGTCTCACAAACAGACCGATCTTGAGAGAGCAAAGGCTAAACTGTTGTTGGCATCACTACCTAAATCTTTACCTTGTAGAAACAA aGAAATGGAGGAGATAACTACATTCCTCAAAGGTGCTATTTCTGACAATCAATGTCTGGGAGGTTGCCTCTACATTCATGGAGTTCCCGGAACTGGCAAG ACAATGAGTGTACTATCGGTGATGAGGAGCTTGAAGGCAGAAGTTGATGCTGGAAACATCAAACCATACACATTTGTGGAGATTAACGGTTTGAAGTTGGCATCACCAGAAAATATTTATCGG GTCATATACGAGGCACTCAATGGACATAGGGTCAGCTGGAAAAAGGCTCTCCACTTGCTGAATGAGAGATTTgtagaaggaaagaaaatcagAGATGAGGCTGATCGACCTTGTATTTTGCTTATTGATGAACTCGATCTTCTAGTAACCAGAAATCAATCG GTTCTGTATAATATTCTTGACTGGCCTACTAAGCCACATTCCAAACTAATAGTCATAG GGATAGCAAATACTATGGATCTTCCAGAGAAATTACTTCCTCGTATATCAAGCAGAATGGGAATTCAGAGGCTTTGCTTTGGCCCATATAATTTTCACCAGCTTCAAGAAATCATCTCAAGTCGCCTAAATGGAATTGATGTATTTGAAAAGCAAGCTGTAGAATTTGCTTCAAGAAAG GTTGCAGCTATCTCAGGAGATGCACGTCGTGCTTTGGAGATATGCAGACGTGCAGCTGAAATTGCAGATTATAGAATGAAGAAGTTAATTTCTAATCCTGATCTTGTTACTACAG GAAAGCTGCTTGTTGGAATGGTAGATGTTGAAGCAGCCATTCAAGAAATGTTCCAAGCACCTCATATTCAA atgatgaaaagCTGTTCCAGATTGAGCAAAATTTTCCTGACAGCTATGGTACACGAGCTTTATAACACAGGAATGGGGGAAACCACTTTTGAAAAG TTGGCAACGAGGGTTTCATGCCTATGTATCAGCAACGCAGAAGTTTTTCCTGGATATGATACTCTGCTGCAAGTGGG CTGTAAGCTAGGTGAATGCAGGATTATTTTATGTGAAGCAGGCTCCAAGCACAAGTTGCAAAAATTGCAGCTTAATTTTCCCAG TGATGATGTGGCCTTTGCGCTGAGAGACTGCAAAGATCTACCTTGGCTGTCAAAGTATCTAATGTAG